The Streptomyces sp. 135 sequence GCGGCGGCCGACGGCTCGGGCCCCGGCATCGGCACCCGGGTGGTCGGACATCCGGCGCGCGGCGGCTGGGCCGAGTACGCCGCCGTACCCACGCACTCGCTGGCGGCGCTCCCGGACGGCCTCGACACCACACGGGCGGCGGCCCTGCCCCTGGCCGGGATCACCGCCCTGCGGCTGCTGCGTACGGCTGGTTCCGTGCCGGGCCGACGGGTGCTGCTGACCGGCGCCTCCGGCGGCGTCGGACATTACGTCACCGAGCTGGCCGTCGGCGCCGGGGCCGAGGTGACCGCGGTGACGGCCACACCGGCGCGCGGTGAGCGGCTCAAGGGGATGGGGGCGCGGGTGGTGCACGAGGTCGACGCGGCGCGGGGGCCGTTCGACGTCGTGCTGGAGTCCACGGGCGGGGCGGCGCTGCCGGTCGCCCTGTCGAAGGTGCGGCCGGGCGGCCTGCTCGTCTGGTTCGGCCAGGCGAGCCGCGCCCCGGTGACCCTCGACTTCTTCGAGCTCCTCAAGGGCTCCGAGCGGGTCACGATCCAGCACTTCCACTACGCGGGCGCCCCGTACGGCTCCGATCTCTCGGCTCTGGTGCGGCTGGTCGAACGGGGCCGACTGCACCCGGAGATCGGCCGCACCGCCGACTGGACGGAGACCGCCGCCACCCTGGTCGACCTGCGCGAACGCCGGATACGCGGCAAGGCCGTCCTGCTGACCGGAGGAGCGCGATGAGCACCACCGACTTCGTCGCCGCCCAGTGGACCCGCGCCACCGGCGCGGGCGTGGACCCTCACGAGTACCGGCGCGTCACCGACGGCCTGACCTCCGTCGCCGACTGGGGTCCGTCCTTCGTCCGCACCGCACGCGGCCACCTCCGGCGCGCGCAGGAGGCGGGATCACCCCTGTCCGCGGGTGAGTCCCTGCTGACGGCCGCCCGCTGGTTCCACCTGGCCACCCTGGCGCCGTACGCGGAGGCGCACCATGCCGCCACCGAGGCCGACCACGCCCTGGGGAGGGCGCTCACGCTGCTGGAACCCGGTGCGCGGCGGGTGAGCGGCGAGGGCTTCACCGGGTGGCTGCGCGGCCCCGCCGACGCGCCCGGGACCGTGGTGATCGTCCCCGGTCTGGACTCGGCCAAGGAGGAGTTCCTCGATCTGGCGTCCGCGCTGCTGGCCAGGGGCCTCGCGGTGTTCGCCATGGACGGCCCAGGGCAAGGCGTCCTCGCGGCCACCACGACCCTCGTGCCGGAGTACGAGCACGTCGTCGGACGGGTCGTCGACGCCCTCGGCGCCCCTCGCGTCGGGCTCGTCGGCCTGAGTCTGGGCGGCTACTTCGCGGCCCGGGCCGCATCGCTTGAGCCCCGCCTGGCGGCCGTCGCCACCGTCAGCGGCCCCTTCCGCCTCGACTGGGCGGAACTGCCCCCGCCCGTACGGGAGATCATGGCCCGCCGCACGGGAGGAACCGACGCCGCCCGCGCGTTCGCCCGCCAGGTGGACCTCACCGCCCGGGCACCCCGCATCACGGCGCCGCTGCTGGTCGTGGACGGCGGCCGGGACGTCATCCCGTGGTCGACGGCGACCTGGCCCGGCCCGGCTGGCGCCTGGCACGGCAACCTGTGTCACCTCCGCACGGCGACCACCTCCTCGGCAACGCGCGCGCGGACTGGCTGCCCCGCCTCTGCGACCACATCGCACGCGTCGACTGACGCGGAACCGGAAACCGTCTGACCGGGCCACGGCGGCCCGTCCCCGCCTGGACCTCGCCCGGCGGGGCACGGCTCAGGAGACGGCGCCGGCCGTGCACCAGGCCGCACGGGTGACCTGCTCGACCACCGACGCCGCGACGCGCGCAGCAGCGCCGACGCGCACGGTCCGCGTCCACCTGAAGCGGCTCCAGCAGACGCTCTGTCCGGCGTGATCAGGTTCTCCTGCGGCATGTTCAGCTGCTCGGCGAGCGCGGAGACCGCGGCCCGCGCGGCGGAGAGCCGCCGCGGCGGCCCGGGTCCGGTCCGCCCAGGAGCGCGGCGGCGGCGGCCCGCTCACCGTCTGCCCCGGCTGCGGCAGCTCCGCGTCGGGCAGCGCCTTGGCGCGGTCCACCGCGGCCTGCCACTGCTCCAGCTGACGGCGCCCCATGCGGTGCCCGAAGCCGGGCAGCCCGGCGAGCGCGTGGACGTTGGGCGGCAGGGCGAGCGCCGCCTCGACGATCGCGCCGTCGCTGAGCACCTTGCCCGGCGAGACGTCACGCCGCTGCGCGATGCGGTCCCGCGCGGTCCACAGCTCCCGTACGACCGCCATCTGCCGGCGCCTGCGCACCTTGTGCATGCCGGACGTCCGGCGCCAGGGGTCCTTGCGGGGCGGCGCGGGCGGCGCGGAGGCGATGGCGTCGAACTCCTCGCGGGCCCACTCCAGCTTGCCCTGCCGGTCCAGTTCCTTCTCCAGGGCGTCGCGCAGGTCGATGAGGAGTTCGACGTCGAGCGCGGCGTACCGCAGCCAGGGCTCGGGCAGCGGCCGGGTCGACCAGTCGACGGCGGAGTGCCCCTTCTCCAGTACGAAGCCGAGTACGCCCTCGACCATCGCGCCGAGCCCCACGCGCGGGAACCCGGCGAGCCGCCCCGCGAGCTCCGTGTCGAAGATCTGCGACGGGACCATGCCTATCTCGCGCAGGCACGGCAGGTCCTGGGTGGCGGCGTGCAGGACCCACTCGGTGTCGCCGATGGCCTCGCCGAGACCCGAGAGGTCGGGACAGGCGACGGGGTCGATGAGCGCGGAGCCCGCGCCCTCGCGGCGGAGCTGCACGAGGTAGGCGCGCTGGCCGTACCGGTAGCCCGACGCGCGTTCGGCGTCCACGGCCACCGGGCCGGTGCCGCGGGCGTACTCGGCGATCACCGCGGCGAGGGATTCCTCGTCGGCGATCACCGGCGGGATGCCGTCACGGGGTTCGAGCAAGGGGGTCGGCAGCCCTTCACAAGCGAGGCCGTCGTCCGGAGGGGCGCCTCCGGTGGTTCGCAGTGAGCTGTCTGCTGCGGTCTCTTGGGCGTCGGTCACCTGTCAAGGGTATCTGTGTATGCACGGCGCCCGTCGACGGAACGTTCCGTCGACGGGCGCGGGAGGGTTGTAAATCAGTCAGTGAATGATTCCGGTACGCAGCGCGACCGCCACCATCCCGGCCCGGTCACCCGTGCCGAGCTTGCGCGCGATCCGGGCGAGGTGACTCTTCACGGTCAGGGCGGACAGGCCCATGGAGACGCCGATGGCCTTGTTGGACTGGCCTTCGGCGACGAGCCTGAGCACCTCGACCTCACGGCCGGACAGCTCGCGGTAACCGCCGGGGTGGCTCGGGGCGCCCGGCGGGCGGCGGTGCATTCGGGCGGCGGCCGAGCCGATGGGAGCGGCGCCGGGGCGGGTGGGGAGTCCGACGTTCGTACGCGTGCCGGTGACGACGTAGCCCTTGACGCCGCCCGCGAGGGCGTTGCGCACGGCACCGATGTCGTCGGCGGCGGAGAGGGCGAGGCCGTTGGGCCAGCCCGCGGCACGGGTCTCGGAGAGGAGCGTCAGGCCGGAGCCGTCGGGGAGATGGACGTCTGCGACGCAGATGTCCCGGGGGTTGCCGATGCGGGGACGAGCCTCAGCGATGGACGAGGCCTCGATGACGTCGCGTACACCGAGCGCCCACAGGTGGCGGGTGACGGTGGAACGGACGCGGGGGTCGGCCACGACGACCATGGCGGTCGGCTTGTTCGGGCGGTAGGCGACCAGGCTTGCGGGCTGCTCGAGGAGAACGGACACCAGGCCTCCTGGTGGGGGCGGGACGGGACCGGCTCGGGGATGAAGCCGGGACGAACCGTGCTTTCAAGGTCACAAACCTCTTCGGCAGCAAACCCGCCCGCCTTTAGGGAATGATCACGATTTGGTGAGAGCCAATCGGGGCAATTCGGACACACACTCGACCGTCCGGAGAACGACCGAACAAGCCGCCGTCCGGGCGACCCACGCACAGCGGCCCCGCGGCGGTGAGCCGCGGGGCCGAGAAGACCGGTTGAGCCGTCAGGGAGCGAGTGGCCCCCGACGCTGCGGAAGGGAGACGACGGAGCCGTCCCCCGACCCGTTCCCGGGGCCGGCCGGCGGCAGCCCGGCGATCTGGCAGAGCAACTCGCACCACGCGGCGAGATGCGCCCCGGTGTCCGGCACCCCGCCGCCGCCCTCCCGGGGGGTCCACGACGCCCGGATCTCGATCTGCGAGGCGGGCGGCCGCTCCGCGAGCCCCCCGAAGTAGTACGACCCCGCACGCGTCACCGTGCCGCTGGCCTCACCCACGGAGAGCCCCCGCGAGTGCAGCGCGCCGGTCAGCCACGACCAGCACACCTCCGGAAGCAGCGGGTCCGCCGCCATCTCCGGCTCCAGCTCCGCCCGCACCAGCGTGACGAGCCGGAAGGTGCCCTGCCAGGCGTCGTGCCCCGCCGGATCGTGCAGCAGCACGAGCCGCCCGTCCGCGAGGTCCTCCTCGCCGGCCACGACCGCCGCCTCCAGCGCGTACGCGTACGGCGCGAGCCGCTGCGGCGCCCGCGTCGCATCGATCTCGATCTCCGGCCGCAGCCGTGCCCCCCGCAGCGCCTCGACCGCCGCGCGGAAGGCCCGCGGAGCCGAATCCGCCACCTTCCCCTCCGAACCGTCCATCTCTCCAGCGCCGTCCGACCGTTGTCCCTGAGCCGCAGCCATGCGGGGAAGGTTAAGGGGAACGGCGCCTTCGCGCAGGGAGAGACACCCGTGAGGGGGTCCCCGGTCAACGTGCGAGACTTTCCGCGTGAGTGCCAACAACAGCCAGAGCCCCGCGGGCCGGCAGAACGCAGCGACGTACGACTCCGCCTTCATGAAGGCGTGCAGGCGCGAGGCCGTGCCGCACACGCCGGTCTGGTTCATGCGGCAGGCGGGGCGCTCACTGCCCGAGTACCGCAAGGTCCGCGAGGGCACCGCCATGCTGGAGTCCTGCATGCGGCCCGACCTGGTCACCGAGATCACGCTCCAGCCGGTGCGCCGCCACAACGTGGACGCCGCGATCTACTTCAGCGACATCGTCGTACCGCTGAAGGCGATCGGCATCGACCTCGACATCAAGCCCGGCATCGGCCCGGTCGTCGAGAACCCCATCCGCTCGCGCGCCGACCTCGCGCGGCTGCGGGACCTCACCCCCGAGGACGTGCACTACGTCACCGAGGCGATCGGGATGCTGACGGGTGAGCTCGGCGCCACCCCGCTCATCGGGTTCGCGGGCGCGCCTTTCACCCTCGCGAGTTACCTCGTGGAGGGCGGCCCGAGCCGCAACCACGAGCACACCAAGGCGCTCATGTACGGCGACCCGCAGCTCTGGGCGGACCTGCTCGACCGGCTCGCGGAGATCACCGCGGCCTTCCTGAAGGTGCAGATCGAGGCGGGCGCGAGCGCCGTACAGCTCTTCGACTCGTGGGTGGGCGCGCTCTCGCCCGCCGACTACCGGCACTCGGTGATGCCCGCGTCGGCGAAGGTCTTCGACGCCGTCGCCTCGTACGGCGTGCCCCGGATCCACTTCGGCGTCGGCACGGGCGAGCTGCTCGGGGCCATGGGCGAGGCCGGCGCGGATGTCGTCGGCGTCGACTGGCGCGTGCCGATGGACGAGGCGGCGCGCCGCGTCGGTCCCGGCAAGGCGCTCCAGGGCAACCTCGACCCCGCCGTCCTCTTCTCCACGCGCGAGGCCGTCGAGGCGAAGACGGACGAGGTGCTCGCCGCAGCGAGCGGCCTGGAGGGCCACGTCTTCAACCTCGGCCACGGCGTCCTGCCGACCACGGACCCCGAGGCGCTGACCAGGCTCGTGGAGTACGTCCACACGCGTACCGCTGTCTGAAGAATGTCCTGAAAGGGTCCCTGTCCGGCCGGACAGGGACCCTTTTGACGTGGCGGTACGTCATGGAACGCTCGTGCCGCGGCTCCCGGCGGCCGGCGCGGGGCGCGGGTCGCCGTCCGAGGCCCAGAGCGCGGCCAGCGACTCCCGCAGGGTGAACCGCGGGCGCCAGCCCAGCTCCCACTCCGCGGCGGTGACGTCCGAGCACTGCCAGGGCGCCGCCGTCGGCTTACCTGCCTGGCCGAGCGTCTCCTCGACGTCACCGGTGAAGCCCGCCGCGTCCGCCAGGCCCCGCGCCAGGTCGCGCGCCGGGCGGCCCGCCCGCTGCCGATGTTCAGCAGGCGCGGCAGCCGCCCCGGCAGGGCCAGCGCCAGCGCCACGGCCTGCGCGACATCGCGTACGTCGACGAAGTCCTGCCGCGCGGAGAGGTCGCCGACCCGCACCGTGCCGTGCGGGGTGCGCGCGACGGCCCGGCTCAGCTCGGCGGTGAGGCGACCCGGCAGCCCGGCCGGGGGCGCGCCGGGGCCCACCGGGTCGGTGACCCGCAGCACCAGGGCGTCGATCCGGGCCTCCAGGACGGCGAGGGTGCCGGCCAGCTTGGTGGCGCCGTAGAGGGCGGTCGGGCGGGCGGGGGCGTCCTCCGCGGTGCGCTCGCCGACGCCCCTCGGGCCGTACTCGGCCGCCGAGCCGAGGTGCACCAGGCGCGCGCTCGGCGACGCGGTCCGCAGGGCCTGGCAGAGGACCGCCGGGCCGCGGGAGTTGACCCCGGCGAGGTTCAGGGCGGTGCCGGTGACCGTGCCCGCGCAGTTGACCACGGCGTCCGGCGCCGCCCGGCCGAGCTGCTCGGCGAGCGCGTCGGCGGTGATGGTGGCGAGGTCGATCCGGTGGTCGTCGACGGGCGCGCGGCCCCCGCGCAGCAGCCGTACGCCCGGCAGGGCGCGCAGCCGCTCGGCGACGTGCCCGCCCAGGTATCCGGTGGAGCCCAGAAGGAGTATGCGCACGGCGTCCTCACGCTCCCTTGAGGAGCGAGGCGGGAGCGCCGGGCGGCGACGGTACGGGAAGCGATGCGCCGGCGCCGGGAGCCGCCACTCGCGCGGTGTGATTCATGTGGTGTGTGGTCCCCTCCACGGTCGGGCCGCGGGGGTGTCTCCACCCCGCGGGCCCGCCCCCAAACGGCACGGTCACCTGTCGCGGTGTGTGTCCGTGCCGCTCTGACGCGTCACATAGTGGGGCCCGCCTGTGGAGTGTGTGCCGATTCTGTGAAAGGTGGCGGAAAAGAGGTGGGACGTCCTCGGGGGTGCGCCGTGAGGGGCGCCGGGAAGCGCGACGCGCCCCGGAAGCGGAGCTTCCAGGGCGCCGTGGCCGCTCAGAGGGGTCGCCCGTGCCCGCGCCACGGGTGGCTGCCGGATACACGCGCCCACCGTGGGCGGGCTCCCACGGAGCGGGAAACGAGAGCGGCCCGAACCGCATGGAATCAGCCAACCGGGCCGACTCGCCGGACGGCTGCCATTCTCCCGGAAAGCCCGTACTGACCTGCACGGCAAGCGCGTTCCGCGCCGCGGGGCCGGGGCGCGGAACAGGGCGTATTCGTGGAACAGGGCGTATTCAGGGTCTCAGGCCGTGTCCGCCCGTACCGCCGCCACCGCCTTGCGCGCCGCCACCAGGATCGGATCCCACACCGGCGAGAACGGGGGCGCGTACCCGAGGTCGAGCGCCGTCATCTGCTCCACCGTCATCCCCGCCGTCAGCGCGACCGCCGCGACGTCGACCCGCTTGCCGGCGCCCTCGCGCCCCACGATCTGCACGCCGAGGAGCCGGCCCGTGCGCCGCTCGGCCAGCATCTTCACCGTCATCAGGGCCGCGCCCGGGTAGTAACCGGCCCGGCTCGTCGACTCGATGGTCACCGCCACGAACCGCAGCCCGGCCGCCAGCGCGTCCTTCTCGCGCAGGCCCGTACGCGCGATCTCCAGGTCGCACACCTTGCTGACGGCCGTGCCGACGACGCCGGGGAAGGTCGCGTAACTCCCGCCCACGTTCGAGCCGATGACCTGTCCGTGCTTGTTCGCGTGCGTGCCGAGGGCGATGTGCCGCTCCCGCCCCGACATCAGGTCGAGGACCTCCACGCAGTCCCCGCCCGCCCAGATGTCCTCGTGGCCGCGCACCCGCATCGCGAGGTCCGTCAGCAGGCCGCCGTGCTCGCCCAGCGGCAGCCCCGCCGCACGCGCCAGCTCGGTCTCGGGGCGCACCCCGACCCCGAGGATCACCACGTCCGCCGGGTACTCGGCGTCCTCCGTGGCCACCGCGGCGACCCGGCCGTCCTCGCCCGTGAGGATCTTGGTGACCTCGGCGTCGTTCACCATCTCGATGCCCATGCCGGTCATCGCCTCGTGCACCAGGCGGCCCATGTCCGGGTCGAGCGTGGACATCGGCTCCTTGCCGCGGTTGACGACCGTCACGTCATAGCCGCGCTGGATCAGCGCCTCCGCCATCTCCACGCCGATGTAACCGGCCCCGACGACCACCGCCCGGCGGCCCTCGGTGCGGGTCAGGGTGTCGATCAGGGTCTGGCCGTCGCCGAGGGTCTGCACGCCGTGCACGCCCGGCGCGTCGACGCCGGGCAGCGGCGGACGCAGGGGCCGGGCGCCGGTGGCGACGACGAGCTTGTCGTACGTCGTCCAGTACTCCTCGCCCGACTCCAGGTCACGGGCGAGCACGCGCCGGCCCTCCACGTCGATCCGCCGCGCCTCGGTGCGCATCCGCAGGTCGATCGCGCGTTCCCGGTGCTCCTCGGGCGTACGCGCGACCAGATCGTCCCGGTCGCCGACGGAGCCGCCCACCCAGTACGGGATGCCGCAGGCGGAGTACGAGGTGAAGCCGCCGCGTTCGAACGCGACGATCTCCAACTCGTCCGGGCCCTTGAGCCTGCGTGCCTGTGACGCCGCGGACATGCCGGCCGCGTCGCCCCCGATGATCACCAGTCGCTCTCGTGTGCTGCTCATGCGGACACGCTACGGGGGTGGCAGCGGGGCGGTGGTGGCGCGGTGATGTCGTCTGCCGGTCTGTGGTGGCCGGCCGCGCAGTTCCCCGCGCCCCTTATGGGGCGCTGTCCGGTCCGGGGCGCGTTGCTCGGCGGCGTACCACCCGCAGCCACAGCAGGAGCAGCAGCGCGGCGACCGCCGCGAACGGCAGGGCCGCGGCCAGCGCGACGGCGATCCAGCGCAGCCCCGTCACGAACGCGTCCCAGCCGCCCGCGAGCGCGTCACCGAACGTCGGGTCGTCGTCCCCGCCGCCGCCCTCCCGTGCGCCCTCCGTGAGGGACAGGGTGATCGTCGCCATGCTCGTGCGGTCCTTCAGCGAGGCCCGCTGCGCGAGCAGCGACTCCAGGTCGGCCTGACGGGTGCTCAACTCCCCTTCCAGGGTGACCACATCACTCAGCTTCGTCGCCTTGTCCATCAGCTCCCGTACGCGCGCCACGCTCGCCCGCTGGGACTTGACGCGGCTCTCGACGTCGACGACCCGGTCGGTGACGTCCTGCGCCTTGACCTCGCGGCCGAGCAGCTTGCCGGTGCCTTCGAGGGCGTGCAGGACGTCCTCGTACGCCTCCTGCGGGACCCGCAGGACGACGCGGGAGCGCTCGCGGCCCCCGCCGTCGCGCGAGGTGCTCTCGTTCCCCACGAGGCCGCCCGCGTCCTCGGCCGCCGCCCGGGCCTCGCCCAGCGCCTTGTGGACGTCCTTGACGCGGACGGTGAGCGTGGCGGTGTGGACGACGTGCGTGCCGGTGAGCTTCGGGGGCTTTCGCCCGCCCGGCTTGCCGCCCCGCGCGCCGCCGGTGTCCTTGGCGCCCTCCGGGCCGGCCAGTCCGGCTGCCGCCGCCTTGTCGTTCCCCGCGCCACTGCTGTCGCTGTCGCCGCCCGCCGTGCAGCCGGTGAGCGCGAGCGCGCCCGCCAGCAGGAACCCCGAGAGGGCACGGACCGCGCCGTGCCTGGTCGTGCGGTGACGAGACGTGCTGGATGTGTGCATCGGCGTACCCCCGAGAGACGTGGCCAGTGATGCTCCTACGACGCCGGCGAGGCCGCGACGGTGGTTGCCGACCGGTCCCGATGCGGTCACGGTCGGGACTCGGCGATCCGAGAGAGCGCGGTCTGAGAGAGTGGGCACATGCGCGAAACGGACACACGTACGGGTGCGGGCACAGGCACCGGCCACGCCGTCGTCATCGGCGGCGGGATCGCCGGCCTCGCCGCCGCACACCGGCTCCTTGCCACCGCCCGGACGAGCCGTGTGACCGTCCTGGAGGCCTCCGACCGGCTCGGCGGCAAGTTGCACGCCGGGGAGATCGCCGGCGTCGGCGTCGACCTCGGCGCCGAGTCGATGCTCGCCCGCCGCCCGGAGGCCGTCGCGCTCGCCCGCGAGGTCGGCCTCGACGGCCGGCTCCAGCCGCCCGCCACCGC is a genomic window containing:
- a CDS encoding zinc-binding dehydrogenase — its product is MRRLIPTGEATRPVALTEAPQPVPAPGEALIKVEAFAPNRGETFLLEHPEPGLLPGKDIAGLVVQAAADGSGPGIGTRVVGHPARGGWAEYAAVPTHSLAALPDGLDTTRAAALPLAGITALRLLRTAGSVPGRRVLLTGASGGVGHYVTELAVGAGAEVTAVTATPARGERLKGMGARVVHEVDAARGPFDVVLESTGGAALPVALSKVRPGGLLVWFGQASRAPVTLDFFELLKGSERVTIQHFHYAGAPYGSDLSALVRLVERGRLHPEIGRTADWTETAATLVDLRERRIRGKAVLLTGGAR
- a CDS encoding alpha/beta fold hydrolase; amino-acid sequence: MSTTDFVAAQWTRATGAGVDPHEYRRVTDGLTSVADWGPSFVRTARGHLRRAQEAGSPLSAGESLLTAARWFHLATLAPYAEAHHAATEADHALGRALTLLEPGARRVSGEGFTGWLRGPADAPGTVVIVPGLDSAKEEFLDLASALLARGLAVFAMDGPGQGVLAATTTLVPEYEHVVGRVVDALGAPRVGLVGLSLGGYFAARAASLEPRLAAVATVSGPFRLDWAELPPPVREIMARRTGGTDAARAFARQVDLTARAPRITAPLLVVDGGRDVIPWSTATWPGPAGAWHGNLCHLRTATTSSATRARTGCPASATTSHASTDAEPETV
- a CDS encoding response regulator transcription factor, which encodes MSVLLEQPASLVAYRPNKPTAMVVVADPRVRSTVTRHLWALGVRDVIEASSIAEARPRIGNPRDICVADVHLPDGSGLTLLSETRAAGWPNGLALSAADDIGAVRNALAGGVKGYVVTGTRTNVGLPTRPGAAPIGSAAARMHRRPPGAPSHPGGYRELSGREVEVLRLVAEGQSNKAIGVSMGLSALTVKSHLARIARKLGTGDRAGMVAVALRTGIIH
- a CDS encoding DUF3000 domain-containing protein, which codes for MAAAQGQRSDGAGEMDGSEGKVADSAPRAFRAAVEALRGARLRPEIEIDATRAPQRLAPYAYALEAAVVAGEEDLADGRLVLLHDPAGHDAWQGTFRLVTLVRAELEPEMAADPLLPEVCWSWLTGALHSRGLSVGEASGTVTRAGSYYFGGLAERPPASQIEIRASWTPREGGGGVPDTGAHLAAWCELLCQIAGLPPAGPGNGSGDGSVVSLPQRRGPLAP
- the hemE gene encoding uroporphyrinogen decarboxylase, with product MSANNSQSPAGRQNAATYDSAFMKACRREAVPHTPVWFMRQAGRSLPEYRKVREGTAMLESCMRPDLVTEITLQPVRRHNVDAAIYFSDIVVPLKAIGIDLDIKPGIGPVVENPIRSRADLARLRDLTPEDVHYVTEAIGMLTGELGATPLIGFAGAPFTLASYLVEGGPSRNHEHTKALMYGDPQLWADLLDRLAEITAAFLKVQIEAGASAVQLFDSWVGALSPADYRHSVMPASAKVFDAVASYGVPRIHFGVGTGELLGAMGEAGADVVGVDWRVPMDEAARRVGPGKALQGNLDPAVLFSTREAVEAKTDEVLAAASGLEGHVFNLGHGVLPTTDPEALTRLVEYVHTRTAV
- a CDS encoding FAD-dependent oxidoreductase, which gives rise to MSSTRERLVIIGGDAAGMSAASQARRLKGPDELEIVAFERGGFTSYSACGIPYWVGGSVGDRDDLVARTPEEHRERAIDLRMRTEARRIDVEGRRVLARDLESGEEYWTTYDKLVVATGARPLRPPLPGVDAPGVHGVQTLGDGQTLIDTLTRTEGRRAVVVGAGYIGVEMAEALIQRGYDVTVVNRGKEPMSTLDPDMGRLVHEAMTGMGIEMVNDAEVTKILTGEDGRVAAVATEDAEYPADVVILGVGVRPETELARAAGLPLGEHGGLLTDLAMRVRGHEDIWAGGDCVEVLDLMSGRERHIALGTHANKHGQVIGSNVGGSYATFPGVVGTAVSKVCDLEIARTGLREKDALAAGLRFVAVTIESTSRAGYYPGAALMTVKMLAERRTGRLLGVQIVGREGAGKRVDVAAVALTAGMTVEQMTALDLGYAPPFSPVWDPILVAARKAVAAVRADTA
- a CDS encoding DUF4349 domain-containing protein, with the translated sequence MHTSSTSRHRTTRHGAVRALSGFLLAGALALTGCTAGGDSDSSGAGNDKAAAAGLAGPEGAKDTGGARGGKPGGRKPPKLTGTHVVHTATLTVRVKDVHKALGEARAAAEDAGGLVGNESTSRDGGGRERSRVVLRVPQEAYEDVLHALEGTGKLLGREVKAQDVTDRVVDVESRVKSQRASVARVRELMDKATKLSDVVTLEGELSTRQADLESLLAQRASLKDRTSMATITLSLTEGAREGGGGDDDPTFGDALAGGWDAFVTGLRWIAVALAAALPFAAVAALLLLLWLRVVRRRATRPGPDSAP